A stretch of the Papaver somniferum cultivar HN1 chromosome 6, ASM357369v1, whole genome shotgun sequence genome encodes the following:
- the LOC113286422 gene encoding UPF0481 protein At3g47200-like isoform X1 — MARGGKSLALMKSKRYTEEDSRPTPQWVIDIKQEETDQLDFGKSWTIYRVPTNLLEVQKSAFIPKIISIGPFHYGDKSYKVMEEHKKRFLFRLLGYDNKSNLGDYNYVDIENIERLMYGLERKTRECYSENFPGLSIDAFVQMMVMDACFVIELLRLYHNFDSSNDVEQEEGVVADPIFTTRWMLRALQRDLMMIQNQLPFFVLQELYRLIISNPKKGTLEDNISLIDLTLKFFDPLLPKDENESVDLDPDPEEYRHLLHLFRNSFISSIKRKKPPQPRTGSTAKKHMIHPQLRTQSTRHKQESHFIQCATELKEAGISLLEKSEKSNIDIFDVEYEDGVLKIPTLFIDDNTVPLFLNFIAYEQCDKDATPYFTNHFVFFDRLVNSIKDVEVLHRAGIIRHVFGSEKRVAYMISRLCREIVYNVDNCHLSEQMKGINECYKAYYANKWYVWWTSLVRDYFSSPWTVLSLFAAFILLAFTAGQTIYAMYGYYKPRK; from the exons ATGGCTCGAGGAGGGAAATCACTAGCATTGATGAAATCAAAGAGGTATACTGAAGAAGATTCAAGGCCAACGCCGCAATGGGTAATAGACATCAAACAAGAAGAAACAGATCAACTAGATTTCGGAAAATCATGGACAATTTACAGAGTTCCTACGAACCTCCTTGAAGTTCAGAAAAGCGCATTCATTCCGAAAATCATATCGATCGGTCCTTTTCATTACGGTGACAAGAGTTATAAGGTTATGGAAGAACACAAAAAGAGATTCTTGTTTCGTCTATTGGGATATGATAATAAGAGTAATTTAGGTGATTATAATTATGTTGACATAGAGAACATTGAGAGACTTATGTATGGATTGGAGAGAAAAACAAGAGAATGTTATTCTGAGAATTTTCCTGGTCTTTCTATCGATGCTTTTGTCCAGATGATGGTTATGGATGCTTGTTTCGTTATCGAACTCCTTCGTCTCTACCACAACTTTGACTCATCAAACGACGTCGAG CAGGAGGAAGGAGTTGTAGCTGATCCGATCTTTACGACCCGATGGATGCTTCGAGCCCTTCAACGTGATTTAATGATGATACAAAACCAGCTCCCATTCTTTGTACTTCAAGAATTATACCGTTTGATTATCTCAAATCCCAAGAAAGGTACGCTTGAAGATAACATTTCGCTAATCGATCTTACTTTAAAGTTTTTCGATCCACTTCTTCCAAAAGACGAAAATGAAAGTGTAGACTTAGACCCAGACCCAGAGGAGTATCGGCATCTCCTTCACTTATTCAGAAACAGCTTCATATCATCAATTAAACGCAAAAAACCACCACAACCACGAACAGGTAGTACCGCGAAAAAACATATGATTCATCCTCAATTAAGAACTCAAAGCACTCGTCATAAGCAAGAAAGTCATTTCATACAGTGTGCTACAGAACTGAAAGAAGCAGGGATTTCACTGCTGGAGAAATCAGAGAAGAGTAATATAGATATATTCGATGTTGAATATGAAGATGGAGTTTTGAAGATCCCTACGCTATTTATCGATGATAACACTGTGCCTCTCTTTCTGAATTTCATAGCTTATGAGCAGTGTGACAAAGATGCAACTCCTTACTTTACCAACCACTTTGTGTTCTTTGATAGATTGGTGAATTCGATCAAAGATGTTGAAGTTCTACACCGAGCGGGAATCATACGTCACGTTTTCGGGAGTGAAAAACGGGTAGCGTATATGATTAGCAGGTTATGCAGAGAGATCGTTTATAATGTGGATAATTGTCATTTATCTGAACAAATGAAGGGGATAAATGAATGCTACAAGGCGTATTACGCTAATAAATGGTATGTTTGGTGGACAAGCTTGGTTCGTGATTACTTCAGTAGTCCCTGGACAGTTCTATCTCTGTTTGCCGCTTTTATTTTATTGGCCTTTACTGCTGGACAAACTATTTATGCTATGTACGGTTATTACAAACCAAGAAAGTAA
- the LOC113286422 gene encoding UPF0481 protein At3g47200-like isoform X2, with the protein MARGGKSLALMKSKRYTEEDSRPTPQWVIDIKQEETDQLDFGKSWTIYRVPTNLLEVQKSAFIPKIISIGPFHYGDKSYKVMEEHKKRFLFRLLGYDNKSNLGDYNYVDIENIERLMYGLERKTRECYSENFPGLSIDAFVQMMVMDACFVIELLRLYHNFDSSNDVEEEGVVADPIFTTRWMLRALQRDLMMIQNQLPFFVLQELYRLIISNPKKGTLEDNISLIDLTLKFFDPLLPKDENESVDLDPDPEEYRHLLHLFRNSFISSIKRKKPPQPRTGSTAKKHMIHPQLRTQSTRHKQESHFIQCATELKEAGISLLEKSEKSNIDIFDVEYEDGVLKIPTLFIDDNTVPLFLNFIAYEQCDKDATPYFTNHFVFFDRLVNSIKDVEVLHRAGIIRHVFGSEKRVAYMISRLCREIVYNVDNCHLSEQMKGINECYKAYYANKWYVWWTSLVRDYFSSPWTVLSLFAAFILLAFTAGQTIYAMYGYYKPRK; encoded by the exons ATGGCTCGAGGAGGGAAATCACTAGCATTGATGAAATCAAAGAGGTATACTGAAGAAGATTCAAGGCCAACGCCGCAATGGGTAATAGACATCAAACAAGAAGAAACAGATCAACTAGATTTCGGAAAATCATGGACAATTTACAGAGTTCCTACGAACCTCCTTGAAGTTCAGAAAAGCGCATTCATTCCGAAAATCATATCGATCGGTCCTTTTCATTACGGTGACAAGAGTTATAAGGTTATGGAAGAACACAAAAAGAGATTCTTGTTTCGTCTATTGGGATATGATAATAAGAGTAATTTAGGTGATTATAATTATGTTGACATAGAGAACATTGAGAGACTTATGTATGGATTGGAGAGAAAAACAAGAGAATGTTATTCTGAGAATTTTCCTGGTCTTTCTATCGATGCTTTTGTCCAGATGATGGTTATGGATGCTTGTTTCGTTATCGAACTCCTTCGTCTCTACCACAACTTTGACTCATCAAACGACGTCGAG GAGGAAGGAGTTGTAGCTGATCCGATCTTTACGACCCGATGGATGCTTCGAGCCCTTCAACGTGATTTAATGATGATACAAAACCAGCTCCCATTCTTTGTACTTCAAGAATTATACCGTTTGATTATCTCAAATCCCAAGAAAGGTACGCTTGAAGATAACATTTCGCTAATCGATCTTACTTTAAAGTTTTTCGATCCACTTCTTCCAAAAGACGAAAATGAAAGTGTAGACTTAGACCCAGACCCAGAGGAGTATCGGCATCTCCTTCACTTATTCAGAAACAGCTTCATATCATCAATTAAACGCAAAAAACCACCACAACCACGAACAGGTAGTACCGCGAAAAAACATATGATTCATCCTCAATTAAGAACTCAAAGCACTCGTCATAAGCAAGAAAGTCATTTCATACAGTGTGCTACAGAACTGAAAGAAGCAGGGATTTCACTGCTGGAGAAATCAGAGAAGAGTAATATAGATATATTCGATGTTGAATATGAAGATGGAGTTTTGAAGATCCCTACGCTATTTATCGATGATAACACTGTGCCTCTCTTTCTGAATTTCATAGCTTATGAGCAGTGTGACAAAGATGCAACTCCTTACTTTACCAACCACTTTGTGTTCTTTGATAGATTGGTGAATTCGATCAAAGATGTTGAAGTTCTACACCGAGCGGGAATCATACGTCACGTTTTCGGGAGTGAAAAACGGGTAGCGTATATGATTAGCAGGTTATGCAGAGAGATCGTTTATAATGTGGATAATTGTCATTTATCTGAACAAATGAAGGGGATAAATGAATGCTACAAGGCGTATTACGCTAATAAATGGTATGTTTGGTGGACAAGCTTGGTTCGTGATTACTTCAGTAGTCCCTGGACAGTTCTATCTCTGTTTGCCGCTTTTATTTTATTGGCCTTTACTGCTGGACAAACTATTTATGCTATGTACGGTTATTACAAACCAAGAAAGTAA